One window from the genome of Oryza glaberrima chromosome 3, OglaRS2, whole genome shotgun sequence encodes:
- the LOC127766611 gene encoding uncharacterized protein LOC127766611: MKQRHATATASALFALLPLSLLLFRLLVLLVRLRLAAFRDAALSLHFLARLRIRPVHLRLPGTDATTVRVWCPAAPSAKPPLLLLHGFGGDSKWTWARNLPALSRHFHVYAPDLLFFGAHSRSASPLRTVAFQARCAAEAMRLLGVDRYDVVGISYGGFVAYRLAAVEGRDRVPRVVVMTSGVAATPGEMREMAAREERAVEESLLPETADGLRRLVRRSMHRPPPWMPDFVLDDFIKLMCVVQRKERTELLHELLKNGAGIDPLPVLTQKTLILWGDKDQVFPLDLGHRLQRHLGDVSRLEIIKDAGHALQLEGADQVNRFIKSFLLDS, translated from the exons ATGAAGCAGCGGcatgccaccgccaccgcctcggcgCTCTTCGCGCTGCTCCCGCTGTCGCTGCTGCTCTTCCGGCTGCTCGTCCTCCTCGTGcggctccgcctcgccgccttccGCGACGCCGCGCTGTCCCTCCACTTCCTCGCccgcctccgcatccgccccgtccacctccgcctcccggGCACCGACGCCACCACGGTCCGCGTCTGGTGCCCCGCGGCGCCGTCCGCcaagccgccgctgctcctcctccacggCTTCGGCGGTGACTCCAAGTGGACGTGGGCGCGCAACCTCCCGGCGCTGTCGCGCCACTTCCACGTCTACGCGCCCGacctcctcttcttcggcgCGCACTcccgctccgcctcgccgctccGCACCGTCGCGTTCCAGGCCCGGTGCGCCGCCGAGGCCATGCGGCTCCTCGGCGTCGACCGCTACGACGTGGTCGGGATCAGCTACGGCGGGTTCGTGGCGTACCGGCTGGCCGCCGTGGAGGGCAGGGACCGGGTGCCGAGGGTGGTGGTGATGACCagcggcgtggcggcgacgccgggggagatgagggagatggcggcgcgggaggagagGGCCGTCGAGGAGTCGCTGCTCCCGGAGACCGCCGACGGGctgcgccgcctcgtccgccggtccatgcaccgcccgccgccatgGATGCCCGACTTCGTGCTCGACGATTTCATCAAG ttgATGTGCGTGGTTCAGAGGAAGGAGAGGACCGAGCTGCTGCACGAGCTTCTCAAGAACGGAGCTGGCATCGATCCCCTCCCCGTTCTCACTCAG AAAACGTTGATTCTGTGGGGTGACAAGGACCAGGTGTTCCCGTTGGATCTCGGCCACAGACTGCAAAG GCATCTGGGAGACGTGTCACGGCTAGAGATCATCAAGGACGCAGGGCACGCGTTGCAGTTGGAGGGAGCCGACCAAGTGAACCGCTTCATCAAGTCTTTCCTCCTGGACTCGTGA
- the LOC127766615 gene encoding ylmG homolog protein 2, chloroplastic, with protein MASRNADPPRHHPSTPPLLLAMRHLPFPGVHRPRALPAPDLAPLAARLEELAAAAAAHPLLKPLFAFHSHLAAFSQSRRRAMATMRRRRTTGECPLSGEHCFAAVLGDSVAGVVVSSGINNFLSLYNTVLVVRLVLTWFPNTPPAIVAPLSTICDPYLNIFRGIIPPLGGTLDLSPILAFLVLNALSSTAAALPAELPDPAPPTSRGATSSSSVLTANRRKWMRRIRPVKSQEGEEEM; from the exons ATGGCCTCCCGGAACGCCGACCCGCCGCGTCACCACCCCTCGactccgcctctcctcctcgccatgCGCCACCTCCCCTTCCCGGGCGTCCACCGGCCGCGCGCGCTCCCCGCCCCGGACCTCGcgcccctcgccgcccgcctcgaagagctcgctgccgccgcggccgcgcacCCGCTCCTGAAGCCGCTCTTCGCCTTCCACTCCcacctcgccgccttctcccag AGCAGGAGGCGGGCGATGGCGACgatgcgccggcggcggacgacgggcGAGTGCCCGCTGTCCGGCGAGCACTGCTTCGCGGCGGTGCTGGGTGACTCCGTGGCCGGTGTGGTGGTGTCCAGCGGCATCAACAACTTCCTCAGCCTGTACAACACCGTCCTCGTCGTCAGGCTCGTGCTCACCTGGTTCCCCAACACGCCGCCCGCCATCGTCGCGCCCCTCAG CACGATATGTGATCCGTATCTGAACATTTTCCGGGGAATCATCCCGCCGCTGGGGGGAACGCTCGACCTGTCGCCCATCCTCGCGTTCCTGGTCCTCAACGCCTTgtccagcaccgccgccgcgctcccggCCGAGCTTCCGGACCCAGCACCGCCGACGTCTCGCGGCGCAACCTCGTCAAGCTCCGTGCTCACCGCAAACCGGAGGAAATGGATGCGGAGAATCCGCCCGGTAAAATCgcaggaaggagaggaggaaatgTGA
- the LOC127766612 gene encoding uncharacterized protein LOC127766612, translating into MGASLSLVPLLDYFARREFAAAGLSPGAVTLPYPGDGGEATCTVHYWASTGEPRLPPLLLVHGFGPRATWQWRCQVGPLSRHFHLIVPDLIGFGGSSFGGDSAASPPSEATQAAALASLLDALPGMKGRRVAVAGTSYGGFVAYWLARTAGAGRVGPVVIASSDLLKTAADDRGFLKRAGDGWSGVEEVLLPAEPAAMRKLLEMASCRPPPPVLMPDFILRDFIQKLFTENREQLIQLFKGITVGTDKFPVTPISQEVLIVWGEQDQLFPVEKAYAVQSSLDGKARVEIISKTGHAPQLEDPTRFNKILLDFLLATHKPDPSSNGASQ; encoded by the exons ATGGGCGCCAGCCTGAGCCTCGTGCCGCTCCTCGACTACTTCGCGCGCCgggagttcgccgccgccggcctcagCCCCGGCGCCGTCACGCTGCCGTAcccgggcgacggcggcgaggcgacctGCACCGTCCACTACTGGGCCTCCACGGGGGagccgcggctgccgccgctgctgctcgtgcATGGGTTCGGCCCACGGGCCACCTGGCAGTGGCGCTGCCAGGTGGGCCCACTGTCCCGGCATTTCCACCTCATCGTGCCCGACCTCATCGGCTTCGGCGGCAGCTCGTTCGGCGGCgactccgccgcctcgccgccgtcggaggctacgcaggcggcggcgctggcgtcgCTGCTGGACGCGCTGCCGGGGATGAAGGGGAggcgggtggcggtggcggggaccAGCTACGGCGGGTTCGTGGCGTACTGGCTGGCGCGCACGGCGGGGGCCGGGAGGGTTGGCCCCGTGGTGATCGCGAGCTCCGACCTGCTCaagacggcggcggacgaccgGGGGTTCCTGAAGAGGGCCGGCGACGGGTGGAGCGGCGTGGAGGAGGTGCTCCTGCCGGCCGAGCCCGCCGCGATGCGGAAGCTGCTGGAGATGGCCtcgtgccggccgccgccgccggtgctgaTGCCGGACTTCATCCTCCGCGACTTCATCCAG AAACTTTTCACGGAGAACAGAGAGCAACTTATTCAACTCTTCAAGGGGATCACAGTTGGCACAGACAAGTTCCCAGTAACTCCAATATCTCAG GAAGTGTTGATTGTCTGGGGAGAGCAAGATCAGTTGTTCCCGGTTGAGAAGGCTTATGCAGTTCAGAG TTCTTTGGATGGGAAAGCTAGAGTGGAAATCATAAGCAAAACAGGCCATGCTCCACAGCTGGAGGATCCAACCCGGTTCAACAAGATCCTGCTAGACTTCTTGCTGGCTACTCACAAGCCTGATCCTTCGTCAAATGGCGCATCGCAATAA
- the LOC127766613 gene encoding uncharacterized protein LOC127766613: MGFGVIPLMEYIARRAFLAAGLRPSTVTLPSTSGDGEARTIHYWAPPGEPRLPPLLLIHGFGPMATWQWRRQVGPFSRRFHVIVPDLLCFGASSSSSSPPPSESAQAAALLDALPALVGTAARVAVAGTSYGGFVAYAMARAAGPERVGPVAISNSDLLKTAEDDGAFLERAGGGWTHPADVLMPLDARGARRLMELTFYRKQAGAMLPDFVIRDIMKKLFSDKREEKIELMNATTVGTDAFQLTPLAQDVLLIWGDHDQIFPLDKAFAVKSCLGDHVRLEIIKKTGHVPQMEDPDRFNKIVLDFLLGSQGSPSNEH, translated from the exons ATGGGCTTCGGCGTCATCCCGCTGATGGAGTACATCGCCCGCcgcgccttcctcgccgccggcctccgccccAGCACCGTCACGctcccctccacctccggcGACGGTGAGGCCCGGACCATCCACTACTGGGCGCCGCCGGGGGAgccgcgcctcccgccgctcctcctcatcCACGGCTTTGGCCCCATGGCGAcgtggcagtggcggcgccAGGTGggccccttctcccgccgcttCCACGTCATCGTCCCGGACCTCCTCTGCttcggcgcctcctcctcctcctcctccccgccgccgtccgagtcggcgcaggccgccgcgctgctcgacgCGCTCCCGGCGCTcgtggggacggcggcgcgcgtcgCCGTGGCCGGCACCAGCTACGGCGGGTTCGTGGCCTacgccatggcgcgcgcggcggggcccGAGAGGGTCGGCCCCGTGGCGATATCCAACTCCGATTTGCTCAAgacggcggaggacgacggcgcgTTCCTcgagcgcgccggcggcgggtggacGCACCCGGCCGACGTGCTCATGCCGCTGGACGCGCGCGGAGCTCGCCGGCTCATGGAGCTGACCTTCTACCGGAAGCAGGCCGGCGCCATGCTACCGGACTTCGTGATCCGAGACATCATGAAG AAACTTTTTTCGGACAAGAGGGAAGAGAAGATCGAGCTTATGAATGCTACAACTGTGGGCACGGATGCATTCCAGCTTACACCATTGGCTCAGGATGTATTGCTTATCTGGGGAGACCATGATCAGATATTCCCCTTGGATAAGGCATTTGCTGTCAAGAG CTGCTTGGGAGATCATGTTAGATTGGAGATCATCAAGAAGACAGGCCACGTGCCTCAAATGGAGGACCCGGATCGGTTCAACAAGATCGTGTTGGACTTCTTGCTTGGATCTCAAGGTTCCCCTTCAAACGAGCATTAG